A region of the Stigmatella aurantiaca genome:
ATCTGCCCACGGAGTACGTGGCCCCCCGCGATGATCTCGAAGCCGAGCTCGCGCGGATCTGGACGGAGCTGCTGGGGGTCCAGCAGGTGGGCATCCACGACTCCTTCTTCCAGCTCGGAGGCCACTCCCTGCTCGGGATGCAGCTCCTGTCGCGGATTCGCGAACAGCTCCAGGGGGACATTCCCTTGAGGGAGCTGTTCGAGACCCCCACGGTCGCTGGACTCGCGGTGCGCATCGTCCAGCAGCGGGCCCGCAGCGTGGATGAAGACGCGCTGCGCTTGCTGCTGGCGGAGATCGAGCAGGCCAGCTAGCCGCGGCCGCTCCTGTCAAACAAGACTTACGGAATCTGGAGAGATGGGATCATGAGTGATCTGTCCAAGCGCATCGCGGACCTTCCGCCCGAGAAGAGGCAGCTGCTTTTGCGGCGGCTGGCGGAGCAGGAGAAGAAGGCTCCGGTGCCAGGGGTGCCGGTGGCCGAGGCGTGGCCCGTGCGGGATGCCTCCCAACCCGCCCCGCTGTCCTTCGCGCAGCAGCGGCTGTGGTTCCTGGAGCAGCTGCAGCCCGGGAACGCTCTGTACAACCTCCTGATGGTCATCCGCCTGGAGGGGACGCTCGACGCCGCCGTCCTGGAGAAGAGCTTCAACGCGCTCCTTCAGCGCCATGAAGCGCTGAGGACGGTGTTCGTCGAGCGCGATGGGCAACCGCTTCAGATCATCTCACCGCCGGTGGCCCTTCGCTTGCCAGTGGAGGAGCTGGGCCCCATTCCCGTGGCGGAGCAGGAGCAGGAGATCCGGCGGCTGGCGGGTGAAGAGGTGCGCCGGCCCTTCGATCTGACGCAGGGACCTCTGCTCCGGATGCGGCTGCTGAAGCTGGATGCGCAGGCGCATGTGCTGGTGCTGACGGTGCATCACATCGTCTTCGACGGGTGGTCCCAGGCCGTCCTGCTTCGCGAGCTGGAAACCTTCTATGACGCTTTCCTGACGGGCAAGGTGCCCTCGCTGCCTGCTCTGCCGGTTCAGTACGCGGACTACGCGCTGTGGCAGCGGCAGTGGCTGCGGGGGACGGTGCTGGACAACCAGCTCGCGTACTGGAAGGAGAAGCTGCGCGGTCCCCCACCGATGACCGAGCTGCGAGGGGATCGTCCTCGTCCGGCGCTGCGGACCACGCAGGGGGCGCGCCTCTTCGTCGAATTGCCCCGCCCGCTGAGCGAGGCGCTCGCGGCGCTGAGCCGCCAGGAAGGCGCCACGCTGTTCATGACGCTGATGGCGGCGTTGAAGACGCTGCTGTTCCGCTACACCCAGCAGACGGACATCACCACGGGCTATGTCACCGCGGGCCGTGGCCGGCGTGAGGTGGAAGGCCTCATCGGGTTCTTCGTCAATACGCTGGCGCTGCGCGTGGACCTGTCGGGCGCGCCCAGCTTCCGCACCGTGCTGGCCCGGACGCGGGTGGCCAGCATGGAGGCCTTCGAGCACCAGGAAGTTCCGTTCGAGCAACTGGTGGATGCACTGCAACTGGAGCGGGATCTGAGCCGGTCTCCGCTCTTCCAGGTGATGCTTGTTCACCAGCCGCTGTCGA
Encoded here:
- a CDS encoding condensation domain-containing protein, which produces MSDLSKRIADLPPEKRQLLLRRLAEQEKKAPVPGVPVAEAWPVRDASQPAPLSFAQQRLWFLEQLQPGNALYNLLMVIRLEGTLDAAVLEKSFNALLQRHEALRTVFVERDGQPLQIISPPVALRLPVEELGPIPVAEQEQEIRRLAGEEVRRPFDLTQGPLLRMRLLKLDAQAHVLVLTVHHIVFDGWSQAVLLRELETFYDAFLTGKVPSLPALPVQYADYALWQRQWLRGTVLDNQLAYWKEKLRGPPPMTELRGDRPRPALRTTQGARLFVELPRPLSEALAALSRQEGATLFMTLMAALKTLLFRYTQQTDITTGYVTAGRGRREVEGLIGFFVNTLALRVDLSGAPSFRTVLARTRVASMEAFEHQEVPFEQLVDALQLERDLSRSPLFQVMLVHQPLSKARLELPGLSLKSLDIQPETAKFDLTLLLHDTDRGTLAGSWEYNTDLFEADTIARLAKHYEQLLQSIVAHPDQRITELAMMTADERQQVLEGWNQTSAEYPREQCVHQLFEAQAERTPEAVAVRSGNEQVTYGELNRRANQLAHLLVKKGVGPETLVGLCTERTVDTVVGLLGILKAGGAYVPLDPA